In one Myxocyprinus asiaticus isolate MX2 ecotype Aquarium Trade chromosome 1, UBuf_Myxa_2, whole genome shotgun sequence genomic region, the following are encoded:
- the LOC127447952 gene encoding macrophage mannose receptor 1-like — MEHTILTLLAFIGFSIPPVYQKPTILFFFESKPRTFTAAQLYCRQMYTDLATIENQNDLKKLQTSISYNIAWIGLQKTDLPLWHWALSDREFYDEGETEYRNWSPKGPDVLDQDCVVMSDKGEFYSAYCTSTFYFICYDGNNLQNYILLYLLRTWRDAQSYCRQYHTELVSVRNQEENLQIQQLIPKGTLVYIGLFQDTYAWSDNSSSSFRNWGSGQPDRYGQCIAINEKHFWRVDDCNVKRPFFCYATYKKNQILKVEVKSALNVNDPAMKTAILAKIQQTLNEQGFAEDVTVTWRKQQDEQVFQKMNTFVPKSNNGSSCS, encoded by the exons ATGGAGCACACAATATTGACACTCCTTGCTTTTATCG GTTTTTCCATCCCACCGGTCTATCAAAAGCCGACAATCTTGTTCTTCTTTGAGTCAAAGCCCAGAACCTTCACTGCTGCTCAACTCTACTGCAGACAGATGTACACAGATCTAGCGACTATTGAAAACCAGAATGATCTGAAAAAACTTCAAACAAGCATCTCATATAATATTGCATGGATCGGGCTGCAGAAAACGGATCTTCCTCTCTGGCACTGGGCACTGTCTGACAGAGAATTTTATGATGAGGGAGAGACTGAATACAGAAACTGGTCACCTAAAGGGCCAGATGTCCTCGATCAAGACTGTGTGGTGATGAGCGACAAGGGAGAGTTTTACAGTGCCTATTGCACAAGTACcttttatttcatatgttatgATG GAAACAACCTTCAGAACTACATCCTTCTCTATTTATTAAGGACATGGAGAGATGCCCAGAGTTACTGTAGACAGTATCACACAGAGCTGGTCAGTGTGAGGAACCAGGAAGAGAACCTGCAGATCCAACAGCTGATACCAAAAGGAACTCTAGTATATATCGGCCTTTTTCAAGACACTTACGCTTGGTCTGATAACAGCAGTTCTTCATTCAGAAACTGGGGTTCGGGTCAACCTGATAGATATGGGCAATGTATTGCAATAAATGAGAAACATTTTTGGCGCGTCGATGATTGCAATGTTAAAAGACCGTTTTTCTGCTATGCCA CGTATAAGAAGAATCAGATTCTGAAAGTGGAGGTGAAATCTGCTCTGAATGTGAATGATCCCGCAATGAAGACGGCCATCTTAGCCAAG ATACAGCAAACACTGAATGAACAGGGCTTTGCAGAAGATGTCACTGTGACATGGAGGAAGCAACAAGATGAACAAGTCTTCCAGAAGATGAATACATTTGTACCTAAAAGTAATAACGGAAGCTCTTGCTCCTGA